The Blautia pseudococcoides genome segment CGGAGCAAATATCTTACAGCAGATATGGTATGTGCAGCTGCCTGCAATTAAAAATATTATTGTGATTCAGTTTATTCTGCAAGCAGGAAATATCATGAGTATCGGATTTGAAAAAGCCTATGCACTGCAGACGGATATGAACCTTCCGGCATCAGAAATACTTTCTACATATGTGTATAGAGTCGGTCTGTTGAATGGGGATTACGGATATTCTACAGCGGTTGGATTGTTTAATTCCGTAATTAACATTATCCTGTTGATTTTTGTAAACAAGGTAGTAGCAAAACTTAACGATGGAGAAGGATTATAAGAAGGGGGCAAGTGAAAATGGAAAATCGAAGAAGAATGAAACTGGGAACGTCCGATAAAATGATTCTGTCCATTGGATATATACTCCTTGGTGTTTTTGCTCTTGCAATACTGATTCCGCTGGTTTATGTTGTAGCTGCTTCCTTCATGGATCCTAATGTATTGAACAATCAGGGGATCAGCTTTCATTTAAAAGACTGGACTCTGGATGCGTACAAGCGTGTACTCGAAAATAAAATGATATGGAGAGGATTTGCCAATTCCTTTTTCTATTCTATAGCGTTTACAGTAATATCAGTGTTTGTTACCATACTGGCAGCATATCCGATGTCTAAGAAGGAATTTGTCGGAAGAAAATTCTTTAATGCAATATTTATCGTCACAATGTTTTTTAATGGTGGATTGATTCCGACCTTTATTCTCGTGAATCAATTACACTTGGTAAATACAATCTGGGCAATTCTGATTCCGGGTGCATTCAATGTATGGAATATGATTCTCGCAAGAACCTATTATCAATCCATTCCGAAGGAGCTGCGTGAAGCATCTCAGCTTGATGGAGCCAGTGAGATAGAGCACTTTTTCAAAATTATGATTCCGGTGTGTAAGCCGATTATTGCGGTATTGGCATTGTGGTCTTTTGTAGGTATGTGGAACGGTTACTTTGACGCCATGATTTACCTGAATGACGCAGACTTACAGCCGTTACAGTTGGTGCTTCGCTCCATACTGGTACAGAATACTCCACAGCCTGGTATGATTGCGGATATCCAGAGTACGGCTGAGATGGCAAAGGTTGCAGAACTTTTGAAATATGCAACGATCGTAGTATCCAGTTTACCATTGTTAATTATGTATCCGTTTTTCCAGAAATATTTTGATTCGGGAATTATGGTGGGTTCCGTAAAGGGCTAAGGAGGAAAGAGTGATGAAGAAGAGAATGATATTTGCACTGGGAATAT includes the following:
- a CDS encoding carbohydrate ABC transporter permease, whose translation is MENRRRMKLGTSDKMILSIGYILLGVFALAILIPLVYVVAASFMDPNVLNNQGISFHLKDWTLDAYKRVLENKMIWRGFANSFFYSIAFTVISVFVTILAAYPMSKKEFVGRKFFNAIFIVTMFFNGGLIPTFILVNQLHLVNTIWAILIPGAFNVWNMILARTYYQSIPKELREASQLDGASEIEHFFKIMIPVCKPIIAVLALWSFVGMWNGYFDAMIYLNDADLQPLQLVLRSILVQNTPQPGMIADIQSTAEMAKVAELLKYATIVVSSLPLLIMYPFFQKYFDSGIMVGSVKG